In one Asterias amurensis chromosome 9, ASM3211899v1 genomic region, the following are encoded:
- the LOC139941697 gene encoding 2-oxo-4-hydroxy-4-carboxy-5-ureidoimidazoline decarboxylase-like has protein sequence MDEINALSWEPFIQQFGNVVEHGRIVAGAIWGLRPFADNKALHEAVCEFMDSLPPNGKESILRCHPDLAGRLAQANQLTSESDQEQSSAGLLNLTQEESNLIADMNTRYKEKFNFPFVICARENKKVVIIAELKSRIHNSKDAELEKGINEVKKIAWYRIVDATAMESKSAISKM, from the exons ATGGACGAAATCAACGCCCTCTCTTGGGAACCATTTATCCAGCAGTTTGGTAACGTTGTTGAGCATGGACGGATTGTTGCAGGTGCTATATGGGGGCTGCGACCATTTGCTGATAATAAAGCACTACATGAAGCTGTTTGTGAGTTCATGGACTCTCTACCCCCAAATG GCAAAGAATCCATTCTGAGATGTCACCCTGACCTCGCTGGACGTCTAGCCCAAGCTAATCAACTCACATCTGAGTCTGATCAAGAACAGAGCAGTGCAGGCTTACTAAACCTCACCCAAGAAGAATCCAATCTCATTGCCGACATGAACACACGGTATAAAGAAAAGTTCAACTTCCCTTTTGTCATTTGTGcgagggaaaacaaaaaagttgttattattGCTGAACTGAAATCCAGAATTCACAACTCCAAGGATGCAGAGCTTGAAAAAGGTATCAATGAAGTAAAAAAGATTGCCTGGTATAGGATTGTAGATGCCACTGCAATGGAATCAAAATCAGCCATTTCAAAAATGTAA